The following proteins come from a genomic window of Denitromonas sp.:
- the ccoG gene encoding cytochrome c oxidase accessory protein CcoG — protein MTVATITFHRQRPQQIHPRETAGRYNRLRWAMVWLSQAVFYGACWLRWDDRQAVLFDIAERKAYLFGLVLWPQDALLLAWTLVLAATALFFVTALAGRVFCGFACPQTVYTAIFRWIEARLEGDHLARTRLDAAPWGLPKLARRGGKWLLWALVAGWTGITFAGYFTPLQPLLADLMAGAPGPWAGAWIVGYALFTFVLAGFAREMVCLHMCPYARFQGVMFDADTLTIGYDRPRGEPRRPRGARKAEPAGDCVACNQCVQVCPTGIDIRDGLQYQCINCGLCADACDTVMTHVGAPTGLIRMMSAQPEGDAGIGYWRELGRRLHTPRALAYLAVMVAVSLAMAWQLTTRVPLQLDVLRDRQSLAREAADGRVENSYTLRLLNMRETARQVAISVRDLPGGVLIGPAVHVVEAGRVSTVSITVAAPAGERRQQPLRLQLQALDGSGDRAEAASVFFNPR, from the coding sequence ATGACCGTCGCCACCATCACCTTTCATCGCCAGCGCCCGCAACAGATCCATCCGCGCGAGACCGCCGGCCGCTACAACCGCCTGCGCTGGGCCATGGTGTGGCTCAGCCAGGCCGTTTTCTACGGCGCCTGCTGGCTGCGCTGGGACGACCGCCAGGCGGTGCTGTTCGACATCGCCGAACGCAAGGCCTACCTGTTCGGCCTGGTGCTGTGGCCGCAGGATGCGCTGCTGCTGGCCTGGACGCTGGTGCTGGCGGCGACGGCGCTGTTCTTTGTCACCGCGCTGGCGGGGCGGGTGTTCTGCGGCTTCGCCTGTCCGCAGACGGTATATACCGCCATCTTCCGCTGGATCGAGGCACGCCTCGAGGGCGACCACCTGGCGCGGACGCGGCTCGACGCGGCGCCCTGGGGGCTGCCCAAGCTGGCGCGGCGCGGTGGCAAGTGGCTGTTGTGGGCGCTGGTGGCGGGGTGGACCGGCATCACCTTTGCGGGCTACTTCACGCCGCTGCAACCCTTGCTGGCCGATCTGATGGCGGGCGCGCCGGGGCCGTGGGCGGGAGCGTGGATCGTCGGCTACGCGCTGTTCACCTTCGTGCTGGCGGGCTTTGCGCGCGAGATGGTGTGCCTGCACATGTGTCCCTACGCGCGCTTCCAGGGGGTGATGTTCGACGCCGACACGCTCACCATCGGCTACGACCGCCCGCGTGGCGAACCGCGCCGGCCGCGCGGGGCGCGCAAGGCCGAGCCAGCCGGCGATTGCGTGGCCTGCAACCAGTGCGTGCAAGTGTGCCCGACCGGCATCGACATCCGCGACGGCCTGCAATACCAGTGCATCAACTGCGGCCTGTGCGCCGATGCCTGCGATACGGTGATGACCCATGTCGGCGCGCCCACGGGGCTGATCCGCATGATGTCGGCGCAGCCGGAGGGGGATGCCGGCATCGGCTACTGGCGAGAACTCGGCCGGCGTTTGCACACGCCGCGGGCGCTGGCTTACCTGGCGGTGATGGTAGCGGTGAGCCTGGCCATGGCCTGGCAACTGACTACCCGGGTGCCGCTGCAACTCGACGTGCTGCGCGACCGCCAGTCGCTGGCGCGCGAGGCGGCCGACGGCCGCGTCGAGAACAGCTACACCCTGCGCCTGCTGAACATGCGCGAAACCGCCCGGCAGGTGGCCATCAGCGTGCGAGACCTGCCCGGCGGCGTGCTGATCGGCCCGGCGGTGCATGTTGTCGAGGCCGGCCGGGTGAGCACGGTGTCGATCACCGTGGCCGCGCCCGCCGGCGAGCGCCGCCAGCAGCCGCTGCGTCTGCAACTGCAGGCGCTGGACGGCTCGGGCGACCGCGCCGAGGCGGCCAGCGTGTTCTTCAACCCGCGGTGA
- a CDS encoding TRAP transporter fused permease subunit, producing MTDTPPVAPSATPRMPLHTLMVVLAFASVGYHLWLVMAGLIPHLISRPLHIIATLPFVFLFTVQPATGWRRAVDVLLCAFGLAACLYVLVQHDMLDNQYGRLRGTTQFVVAWGLILLALEMARRQVKWAMPGTAALALLYGLFGQHLPGELGHAGIPLASFLGTLTITEGGLWGSLTGTSAEVVAVFVILGAVVGAGEGGQGFMAASIALAGRLRAGAAKVSVLSSALFGSISGSASANVASTGAITLPTMKRLGYPPALAAAVEAVASSGGQIMPPVMGAGAFIMVELLRTTYNEVLMAALLPAVLFFWGVWAGCDLYGRRYGLEPMRGEDIPPFAKVARLVLFFLIPFGLLLGILFLSGNTPQYAGAAATGAAAGLLLFDARLRPSLRRWGARLVEAAVNAARQIATIAAIIFCAGLIIGVLNITGLGVKITSLILGLSGGNLWGALLLTGLACLILGMEVPTTAAYVICVAVAGPALIEIGVEPLHAHLFIFWFALLSTITPPVCGAVFIAAGMAGAPWLSVAWHAMRLGIGLYLVPLAFIANPALTALGSTPWLALAACVKIGLGVWMVSRGLIHREAGALRGAWLVGGLVVIFAFGL from the coding sequence ATGACAGATACCCCTCCGGTCGCCCCGTCGGCCACGCCCCGCATGCCGCTGCACACCCTGATGGTGGTGCTGGCCTTTGCCTCGGTCGGCTACCACCTTTGGCTAGTGATGGCGGGGCTCATTCCGCACCTCATCAGCCGGCCGCTGCACATCATTGCCACCCTGCCCTTCGTGTTCCTGTTCACCGTGCAGCCGGCCACCGGCTGGCGCCGCGCGGTCGACGTGCTGCTGTGCGCCTTCGGCTTGGCGGCCTGCCTCTACGTGCTGGTGCAGCACGACATGCTCGACAACCAGTACGGCCGCCTGCGCGGCACCACGCAGTTCGTGGTGGCCTGGGGGCTGATCCTGCTGGCGCTGGAGATGGCGCGCCGGCAGGTCAAATGGGCCATGCCCGGCACCGCAGCGCTGGCGCTGCTGTATGGCCTGTTTGGCCAGCACCTGCCCGGCGAGCTGGGCCATGCGGGCATTCCGCTGGCCAGCTTTCTCGGCACGCTGACCATCACCGAGGGCGGACTGTGGGGCAGCCTCACCGGCACCTCGGCCGAAGTGGTGGCGGTGTTCGTGATCCTCGGTGCGGTGGTCGGCGCCGGCGAGGGCGGGCAGGGCTTCATGGCGGCGTCGATCGCGCTGGCCGGGCGGCTGCGCGCGGGGGCGGCCAAGGTGTCGGTGCTGTCCTCGGCCCTGTTCGGGTCGATCTCCGGCTCGGCCTCGGCCAACGTCGCCTCCACCGGCGCCATCACCCTGCCCACCATGAAGCGCCTCGGCTATCCGCCGGCGCTGGCTGCGGCGGTGGAAGCGGTGGCCTCGTCGGGCGGGCAGATCATGCCGCCGGTGATGGGCGCCGGCGCCTTCATCATGGTCGAGCTGCTGCGCACCACCTACAACGAGGTGCTGATGGCCGCGCTGCTGCCGGCGGTGCTGTTCTTCTGGGGGGTGTGGGCCGGCTGCGACCTCTACGGCCGGCGCTACGGGCTGGAGCCGATGCGCGGCGAAGACATCCCGCCCTTTGCCAAGGTGGCGCGGCTGGTGCTGTTCTTCCTGATCCCCTTCGGCCTGCTGCTGGGCATCCTGTTCCTGTCGGGCAACACACCGCAGTATGCCGGCGCGGCGGCCACCGGCGCCGCGGCCGGCCTGCTGCTGTTCGACGCCCGCCTGCGCCCCTCGCTCCGGCGCTGGGGCGCGCGGCTGGTCGAGGCGGCGGTAAACGCGGCACGGCAGATCGCCACCATCGCGGCCATCATCTTCTGCGCCGGGCTGATCATCGGGGTGCTCAACATCACCGGCCTGGGGGTCAAGATCACCTCGCTGATCCTCGGCCTGTCGGGCGGCAACCTGTGGGGCGCGCTGCTGCTCACCGGCCTGGCCTGCCTGATCCTCGGCATGGAGGTGCCGACCACCGCGGCCTATGTGATCTGCGTGGCGGTGGCCGGCCCGGCGCTGATCGAGATCGGCGTCGAGCCACTGCACGCGCACCTGTTCATCTTCTGGTTCGCACTGCTGTCGACCATCACCCCCCCGGTGTGCGGCGCCGTGTTCATTGCCGCCGGCATGGCCGGCGCGCCGTGGTTGAGCGTGGCCTGGCATGCGATGCGCCTGGGCATCGGGCTGTACCTCGTGCCGCTGGCCTTCATTGCCAACCCCGCGCTCACCGCGCTGGGCAGCACCCCCTGGCTGGCGCTGGCGGCCTGCGTGAAGATCGGCCTCGGCGTGTGGATGGTCAGCCGCGGCCTGATCCACCGCGAGGCCGGCGCCCTGCGCGGGGCGTGGCTGGTCGGCGGGCTGGTGGTCATCTTCGCCTTCGGCCTGTGA
- a CDS encoding cytochrome C oxidase subunit IV family protein, translated as MSAETVATRIWLLLVGLTLLSAALADGAAPGVLTALVALAVVGIKGALVIRHFMGLDGRFPRLRRLMNGYIVLVPALLFVLGSVLAR; from the coding sequence ATGTCTGCCGAAACTGTTGCCACCCGCATCTGGCTCCTCCTCGTGGGCCTGACCCTGCTCAGTGCCGCGCTGGCCGATGGTGCCGCGCCCGGCGTGCTCACCGCCCTGGTGGCGCTGGCCGTCGTCGGCATCAAGGGCGCGCTGGTGATCCGCCACTTCATGGGGCTGGACGGCCGCTTTCCGCGCCTGCGCCGGCTCATGAACGGCTACATCGTGCTGGTGCCGGCGCTGCTCTTCGTGCTGGGCAGCGTGCTGGCCCGGTAG
- a CDS encoding cytochrome c oxidase subunit 3 family protein has translation MQLTLDAVPHAPPAHSPVPGNRGIWVGIFCELTEFALMFLAYAYFRLTFPEDFHRGPGLLNTTAGVANTLVMLTSSYCAMRAMIAIRRNQAPTCLRWLAATLCLGVVFLLVKAWEFNWNLAHGVVGTGNSFIAMYYYLTLNHLVHVVWGCLGLIWALLRNWGGAYSPADHEGVEAATLYWHATDLAWIVIFPLMYVLR, from the coding sequence ATGCAACTGACGCTCGACGCCGTTCCCCACGCGCCACCCGCCCACAGTCCGGTGCCTGGCAACCGCGGTATATGGGTGGGCATTTTCTGCGAGCTGACCGAGTTCGCCTTGATGTTCCTCGCTTACGCCTATTTTCGCCTCACCTTTCCCGAGGACTTCCACCGCGGCCCCGGCCTGCTCAACACCACTGCCGGCGTCGCCAACACCCTGGTGATGCTCACCAGCAGCTACTGCGCCATGCGCGCCATGATCGCCATCCGCCGCAACCAGGCGCCCACCTGCCTGCGCTGGCTGGCGGCCACGCTCTGCCTGGGCGTCGTGTTCCTGCTGGTAAAGGCCTGGGAGTTCAACTGGAACCTGGCGCATGGCGTGGTCGGTACCGGCAACAGCTTCATCGCCATGTACTACTACCTCACGCTCAACCACCTGGTGCATGTGGTGTGGGGCTGCCTCGGGCTGATCTGGGCGCTGCTGCGCAACTGGGGCGGCGCCTACAGCCCGGCCGACCACGAAGGCGTGGAGGCGGCCACGCTGTACTGGCATGCCACCGACCTGGCGTGGATCGTGATTTTCCCGCTCATGTATGTGCTGCGCTGA
- a CDS encoding TAXI family TRAP transporter solute-binding subunit: protein MKLGRIAPLAAALALALTATQVAAETRVTLKAAKAGTSYYQMAVQIGENVKKATDGKVIVTVEESQGSVQNVMESAARGSHYMFTSPPALVEKAVAGEKPFEPADEAFKKIRGMFPIPSLTMHYVVRADAGVDSFADLAGKRFVTGKGSFGATEAAKNFKQFGLEGKVEVIDIELSGAGAAMKNRQVDGFATAGSWPAPNVVEVAASSPVKLLSMTDAQVKESGRTALVIPKDTYPGVDTDVLTTSLPVIAYALSDMDDETAYQLTRSYWKGLADMAQSNPWWKSIDASLLANISVKLHPGALRYYQEAGIAVPDHLK from the coding sequence ATGAAGCTTGGACGCATTGCCCCGTTGGCCGCTGCACTTGCCCTGGCGCTCACCGCGACCCAGGTCGCCGCCGAGACCCGCGTGACGCTCAAGGCCGCCAAGGCGGGCACCTCGTACTATCAGATGGCCGTGCAGATCGGCGAGAACGTGAAGAAGGCCACCGATGGCAAGGTCATCGTGACCGTCGAGGAGAGCCAGGGCTCGGTGCAGAACGTGATGGAATCGGCTGCGCGTGGCTCGCACTACATGTTCACCTCGCCGCCGGCCCTGGTCGAGAAGGCGGTGGCAGGCGAGAAGCCTTTCGAGCCGGCCGACGAGGCCTTCAAGAAGATCCGCGGCATGTTCCCGATCCCCTCGCTGACCATGCACTACGTGGTCCGTGCCGACGCCGGCGTCGACAGCTTTGCCGACCTGGCCGGCAAGCGCTTCGTGACCGGCAAGGGCTCCTTCGGTGCCACCGAGGCGGCGAAGAACTTCAAGCAGTTCGGTCTCGAAGGCAAGGTCGAGGTCATCGACATCGAGCTCTCCGGCGCGGGCGCCGCGATGAAGAACCGCCAGGTCGACGGCTTTGCCACCGCCGGCTCATGGCCCGCGCCCAACGTCGTCGAGGTCGCAGCCAGTTCGCCGGTCAAGCTGCTGTCGATGACCGATGCGCAGGTCAAGGAGAGCGGTCGCACCGCGCTGGTGATCCCGAAAGACACCTACCCCGGCGTGGATACCGACGTGCTTACCACCTCGCTGCCAGTCATTGCCTATGCGCTGTCCGACATGGACGACGAGACCGCCTACCAGCTCACCCGCAGCTACTGGAAAGGCCTGGCCGACATGGCCCAGTCCAACCCGTGGTGGAAGAGCATCGACGCCTCACTGCTCGCGAACATCAGCGTCAAGCTGCACCCGGGCGCACTCCGCTACTACCAGGAGGCCGGCATCGCGGTGCCCGACCACCTGAAGTAA